In Uranotaenia lowii strain MFRU-FL chromosome 2, ASM2978415v1, whole genome shotgun sequence, one genomic interval encodes:
- the LOC129743606 gene encoding WD repeat-containing protein 48 homolog, with translation MQVSFVIRDAEEKRHQNGVDALQLDPINVRLYPAGRDAIIRVWSCTQISSQEPYIQSKEHLHDWVNDIVLCCGGRNLISASRDTTVKVWNAHKGFCMSTLRTHRDYVQALAYATETGG, from the exons ATGCAGGTTTCGTTCGTGATCCGGGACGCCGAAGAGAAACGACATCAAAATGGAGTCGACGCCCTGCAACTGGATCCGATCAATGTACGACTGTACCCGGCTGGGCGCGATGCCATCATCCGGGTGTGGAGCTGCACCCAGATCAGCTCCCAGGAACCGTACATCCAGAGCAAGGAACACCTCCACGATTGGGTCAACGATATAGTTTTGTGCTGCGGTGGAAGAAATT TAATAAGTGCAAGTCGTGACACCACCGTGAAAGTGTGGAATGCCCACAAAGGATTTTGCATGTCGACGCTACGAACTCACCGAGATTACGTTCAGGCACTGGCCTACGCCACGGAAACAGGTGGCTAG